One segment of Carya illinoinensis cultivar Pawnee chromosome 13, C.illinoinensisPawnee_v1, whole genome shotgun sequence DNA contains the following:
- the LOC122291089 gene encoding protein NUCLEAR FUSION DEFECTIVE 4-like, whose translation MGGENGCFRFGARLVRGRWFMLFGAMLIMCGSGQTYIYSSYSKVLQTTLGYDEEEMNLITFYRDFAAYVAIFGGLVCEVAPPWVVLLIGAIFNFVGFIMTWVAVMHKIPRPAAWETGLYVAIGTTSPNFSNTIALVICVKNFPESRGVVLGLMKGMVGLTAAIVTQIYLGIFPNDPRGLILVTAVFPTLFYLAFMFTIRTVEAERQPNELRVFLKFFYLTIVLALFLMVVNLLEKYIDVTKNDHVISAAFVFILLLLPLSLVIKEEAVLSGLETHDRLNYRTRYEVSAIDEKPQASAAPHQEHNKPSSSVSCFANIFKKPERGEDHSILQAMFSVDMLYIFFITLCGYGTGLTAYDHFGRLGQALAKKERLVSSIVSLVSIWNYYGRVYSGFLSELLLLKWKVPRSIVSTIMLILQSIGLLLFAYPEIPGAYYVASVTLGFTLGAQVPINLAIISELFGLKYYATLLNFAQLYSPLALYLMNTKFTRVIYAKEAIKDVIAQGKDPALVKDPVCEGSHCFRLSFSILALISFIGALISLKFASRTREFYRGDLYKKFRTKNSRDEDTFRRFRGEKYQKFGEEQRKASETQMGQHCNKR comes from the coding sequence ATGGGTGGTGAAAATGGGTGTTTCCGATTTGGAGCACGTCTGGTAAGAGGGCGATGGTTCATGCTTTTTGGTGCCATGCTGATCATGTGTGGCTCTGGCCAAACCTACATCTATTCGAGTTACTCTAAAGTCCTCCAAACAACTCTTGGGTACGACGAGGAGGAGATGAATCTGATCACTTTCTACAGGGATTTTGCTGCCTACGTTGCCATCTTCGGCGGCCTCGTTTGTGAGGTGGCTCCGCCGTGGGTTGTGTTGCTCATCGGTGCAATCTTCAACTTTGTTGGGTTTATAATGACATGGGTAGCTGTCATGCACAAAATCCCAAGGCCAGCAGCTTGGGAAACCGGCCTTTACGTTGCCATCGGAACCACTTCACCCAATTTTTCCAACACAATCGCCCTCGTCATCTGCGTCAAGAACTTCCCAGAAAGCCGAGGCGTTGTTCTGGGTCTGATGAAAGGTATGGTCGGGCTCACCGCAGCTATCGTTACCCAGATTTACTTGGGTATATTTCCAAACGATCCGAGAGGTCTTATTCTTGTCACTGCTGTGTTCCCCACTCTATTTTATCTCGCATTTATGTTCACGATCCGGACGGTGGAGGCAGAAAGACAACCGAACGAGCTCCGAGTGTTCCTGAAATTCTTTTATCTAACAATCGTGCTTGCACTGTTTCTCATGGTCGTGAATTTGCTTGAGAAATACATTGATGTTACCAAAAATGACCATGTAATAAGTGCCGCTTTTGTGTTTATCCTTCTCCTCCTTCCGCTCTCTCTTGTCATTAAAGAAGAGGCTGTCCTCTCCGGACTCGAAACACACGATCGTTTGAATTATCGTACTCGTTATGAGGTATCCGCCATTGATGAGAAACCACAAGCATCTGCTGCTCCTCATCAAGAACACAACAAGCCCAGCAGTAGCGTCTCTTGTTTTGCCAATATCTTCAAAAAACCAGAAAGAGGAGAAGACCACTCCATTCTACAAGCAATGTTCAGCGTAGACATGCTGTACATCTTCTTCATCACGCTGTGCGGATACGGGACTGGCTTGACAGCATACGATCACTTCGGGCGTCTCGGCCAAGCACTGGCGAAGAAAGAACGGCTCGTGAGCTCCATTGTTTCGCTTGTAAGCATCTGGAACTACTACGGGAGAGTCTACTCTGGTTTCCTCTCCGAACTCTTGCTCCTCAAATGGAAAGTTCCTCGGTCGATCGTCTCGACTATCATGCTTATCTTGCAATCCATCGGGCTGCTCCTCTTCGCCTACCCAGAAATCCCCGGCGCATACTATGTGGCATCGGTGACACTCGGATTTACACTCGGCGCGCAAGTACCGATAAACCTGGCAATAATTTCCGAGTTATTTGGTCTCAAGTACTACGCAACACTGCTCAATTTTGCACAGTTGTACAGCCCACTTGCCTTGTATCTGATGAATACGAAATTCACAAGAGTTATTTACGCAAAGGAGGCGATAAAGGACGTTATTGCTCAGGGCAAGGATCCAGCATTGGTGAAGGATCCGGTTTGCGAGGGTAGCCATTGTTTTAGGCTATCATTCTCCATTTTGGCTCTCATTTCCTTCATCGGAGCCCTTATCTCGCTTAAATTTGCGAGTAGGACTCgagaattttacagaggagatttGTACAAGAAGTTTAGGACTAAAAACTCTAGAGATGAGGACACATTTAGGAGATTCAGAGGTGAAAAATATCAGAAGTTTGGAGAGGAACAGAGGAAGGCATCGGAGACTCAGATGGGTCAGCACTGCAATAAACGGTAG
- the LOC122292388 gene encoding uncharacterized protein LOC122292388, which translates to MGKREKKLRHQQRNPRRGASYYAEGDDEYDDQLSLPSSSSSASKTAIPEEGEEEGDEEKSDDEEEGGENGEYSLKDVPSKFLLYQQSVQSPKGDISYMQKFFLMYVGGRLPLHLQEDFCGTALLSAEWIRSNPSRTAVGLDLDLEALNWCMENNITSVGADAYTQISLFHGNVLQPLDAKQVKVEPHELISKITLQEGKDGCGTHALESTVQLDSPTNYKYMKNFPLPPRDIVCAFNYSCCCLHKREDLVLYFKHVLDALSKKGAIFVMDLYGGTSSERRLRLQRRFANFTYVWEQAEFDIIERKTRISLHFHLQKQQKKIRHAFSYSWRLWSLPEIKDCLEEAGFRSVHFWLQQMPDVEEIRTMEGFGVGQDVKYEEVKSFQQQDAWNAYIVGVV; encoded by the exons ATGGGAAAGAGGGAGAAGAAGCTAAGGCACCAGCAAAGAAATCCTCGTCGAGGAGCCTCTTACTATGCTGAGGGAGATGATGAATATGATGACCAGCTGAGCCtgccctcttcttcttcctctgctTCCAAAACTGCTATTCCTGaagaaggggaagaagaagGCGATGAAGAAAAAagtgatgatgaagaagaaggaggGGAAAATGGAGAATACTCATTGAAGGACGTCCCGTCAAAATTTCTTCTATACCAACAATCCGTACAG TCTCCGAAGGGAGACATAAGCTATATGCAGAAGTTCTTTCTGATGTATGTGGGTGGGAGGTTGCCCCTCCATCTCCAAGAGGATTTCTGTGGAACCGCTCTTCTTAG TGCTGAATGGATTCGCAGTAATCCAAGTAGGACTGCCGTGGGATTGGATTTGGACCTTGAGGCACTAAATTGGTGCATGGAGAACAACATAACTAGCGTTGGTGCTGATGCATATACCCAAATCTCTCTATTTCATGGTAATGTCTTGCAGCCTCTTGATGCCAAACAAGTTAAAGTCGAGCCTCATGAGCTCATAAGTAAAATCACACTGCAAGAAGGCAAAGATGGTTGTGGGACTCATGCACTGGAATCTACTGTGCAATTGGACTCTCCTACCAATTATAAGTACATGAAGAACTTTCCACTTCCTCCAAGAGACATAGTGTGTGCATTCAACTATAGTTGTTGTTGTCTCCATAAACGTGAAGACCTGGTTTTGTATTTTAAGCATGTGCTTGATGCCTTGTCAAAGAAAGGGGCTATATTTGTGATGGATTTATATGGTGGGACATCATCAGAGCGCAGGCTAAGGCTCCAGAGGAGATTTGCCAATTTTACG TATGTTTGGGAGCAAGCTGAATTTGACATAATTGAGCGCAAAACAAGGATTAGCCTCCACTTTCATCTCCAAAAGCAGCAGAAAAAGATTCGTCATGCATTTTCATACAGTTGGAGGCT GTGGTCATTGCCTGAGATTAAAGACTGCTTAGAAGAGGCTGGATTTCGATCTGTCCATTTTTGGCTTCAGCAAATGCCAGATGTTGAAGAAATCAGAACTATGGAGGGATTTGGTGTTGGACAAGATGTGAAGTATGAAGAGGTAAAAAGTTTTCAGCAACAAGACGCTTGGAATGCATACATAGTAGGTGTTGTGTAG
- the LOC122291357 gene encoding beta-1,6-galactosyltransferase GALT29A-like, with protein sequence MTPSLENSLPRSISAPFSLVGCPKLFESEDGSDPRTFKISTSHYLWPSLAKPVNRSGDLVKPMKRSVRPLFSLLLLIVFAATVSFRTLIRRSVGLGSIEVDPINVLAQTPPPMPVFNSTLLQYAAIDLGEARAKKEIAQLLDGNFGGQGKYRTFATWRRFNHHEVKERSSIGLPLGLRSPQFYRYWLDFRRLLDQWARKKAFFQPEVMSELIRLVKHPIDRHNGLLGSDRRYSSCAVVGNSGILLNSDKGELIDSHEIVIRLNNARTNGFERDVGSKTNISFVNSNILHFCVRRQGCFCHPYGINVPIVMYICQPVHILDYTFCNSSHKAPLFITDPRFDVLCARIVKYYSLKRFAEVTGKPLEEWGAAHDGANFHYSSGMQAVMLALGVCDKVSILGFGKSASAKHHYHTNQKVELALHDYEAEYAFYRDLVEKPWQVPFISGNFKIPPTVIYQ encoded by the coding sequence ATGACCCCTTCCCTTGAGAACTCCCTCCCCAGATCCATATCTGCCCCGTTCTCTCTCGTTGGATGcccaaaactttttgaaagcGAAGATGGATCTGACCCACGTACATTCAAGATCTCGACAAGTCATTACTTGTGGCCATCTCTAGCGAAACCCGTCAACCGTTCCGGCGATTTGGTAAAGCCAATGAAACGGTCAGTTCGCCCGCTATTCAGCCTTCTTCTGCTCATCGTCTTCGCCGCCACCGTGAGCTTCCGCACATTGATCCGCCGCAGTGTGGGCTTGGGCAGTATTGAGGTTGACCCGATCAATGTGCTGGCGCAGACGCCGCCTCCAATGCCGGTCTTCAACTCCACGTTGCTCCAATACGCCGCGATAGACCTCGGTGAAGCACGAGCAAAGAAAGAGATAGCGCAGTTGTTGGATGGAAACTTTGGTGGGCAGGGAAAGTACCGGACCTTTGCCACTTGGCGGAGGTTCAATCACCACGAGGTGAAAGAGAGGTCTTCGATTGGATTGCCATTGGGGCTGCGGTCGCCACAGTTTTATCGGTATTGGTTGGATTTCAGGCGATTATTGGATCAGTGGGCTCGAAAGAAGGCATTTTTCCAGCCGGAAGTCATGTCGGAGTTGATAAGACTAGTGAAGCATCCCATCGATAGGCACAACGGGTTATTGGGTTCTGACCGCCGGTACTCGTCGTGTGCGGTCGTGGGGAACAGTGGGATTTTGCTGAATAGTGATAAAGGGGAACTGATCGATAGCCACGAGATTGTGATAAGATTGAACAATGCCAGAACCAATGGTTTTGAGCGCGATGTGGGTTCGAAAACCAATATTTCGTTTGTAAATAGCAACATTTTGCATTTTTGCGTGAGAAGACAAGGTTGTTTTTGCCATCCATATGGGATAAATGTGCCGATCGTAATGTACATTTGCCAACCGGTGCATATTTTGGACTACACCTTCTGCAATTCTTCCCACAAAGCGCCTTTGTTCATCACCGATCCACGATTTGATGTGTTGTGTGCTAGGATTGTCAAGTATTACTCGTTGAAAAGATTTGCAGAGGTGACGGGAAAGCCATTGGAAGAATGGGGGGCTGCACATGATGGTGCTAATTTCCATTACTCTTCTGGTATGCAGGCTGTGATGCTGGCTTTGGGAGTTTGTGATAAAGTCAGTATTCTTGGGTTTGGGAAATCGGCTTCGGCTAAGCATCACTATCATACTAATCAGAAAGTAGAGCTTGCATTACATGACTATGAGGCAGAGTATGCCTTTTATCGAGATTTGGTTGAGAAGCCATGGCAAGTACCCTTCATTTCTGGCAATTTCAAGATTCCTCCTACGGTAATATACCAATGA